In Bombus affinis isolate iyBomAffi1 chromosome 8, iyBomAffi1.2, whole genome shotgun sequence, the following proteins share a genomic window:
- the LOC126919503 gene encoding uncharacterized protein LOC126919503 isoform X1: protein MAANVKTEMRIPTRSAPRPPINPNSTAQRNIIWNSTNNVFGSSLMQQPNQKKKPPPRPPPPKFNQNYSQTQKEKLKRPVRPTELLTNLFGRKKSEHSSITQLNSQIHTTILQSENTNGPICLIDFSPPGSPTFTTRSSSDGVSIDSFGSDGNSNPSAFTSSGNTSQTESAFEDDFDFFGISNKKASQNDPWKMNSITDPFGPLEITNRNTLQSVKHVGDASFFAFNTNNHTNNQASFNQTSLKSTQSMPTIIRAKPPKPPAPKVLQTKIQQKINNIEIDSRCSNKIVPSAKSMTLDLSNSWQNDSKDNPSPPMPTIPPPAPPLEYLAEINNDLPVSNEEPYGIALYDFPLIHADDLPFKQGDIIYLIRKINEDWMEGRVGNQQGIFPINFIDIKIPLPGVPDNIVTAIYPFKGETPEDLVFDEGEKITVLSRISQDWLYGECKDRKGQFPVNYVNRIPCNLPLHMEN, encoded by the exons AAACAATGTTTTTGGTTCTTCGTTAATGCAACAACCTAATCAGAAGAAAAAGCCACCACCTCGGCCACCACCGCcaaaatttaatcaaaattaCTCGCAAACACAAAAGGAGAAGTTAAAAAGGCCA GTAAGACCTACAGAACTTTTGACTAATCTTTTcggaagaaagaaaagcgaaCATTCAAGCATAACACAGTTAAATAGTCAAATACACACTACAATATTACAATCGGAAAACACAAATGGACCAATTTGTTTAATAGATTTTAGTCCACCTGGATCTCCAACATTTACAACTCGATCAAGTAGTGACGGTGTTAGCATTGATAGCTTTGGCAGTGATGGAAACTCAAATCCATCTGCATTTACAAGTAGTGGGAACACATCTCAGACAGAAAGTGCCTTTGAAGATGATTTTGATTTTTTTGGAATATCTAATAAAAAAGCATCACAAAATGATCCATGGAAAATGAATTCAATAACAGATCCATTTGGACCATTGGAAATAACTAATCGTAATACATTACAATCTGTAAAACATGTGGGGGATGCAAGCTTTTTTGCTTTTAATACAAATAATCATACAAATAACCAAGCATCTTTCAATCAAACATCTTTGAAAAGTACTCAATCAATGCCAACTATAATTCGCGCGAAACCACCCAAACCCCCAGCTCCAAAAGTTTTACAAACGAAAATACAGCAAAAGATTAATAACATCGAAATTGACTCAAGATGTTCAAACAAAATAGTGCCTTCTGCTAAATCAATGACATTAGATTTATCTAATTCATGGCAAAATGATTCTAAAGATAACCCTTCACCTCCGATGCCCACAATACCACCACCTGCACCACCTCTGGAATATTTAGCAGAAATAAATAACGATCTTCCA GTCAGCAATGAAGAACCTTACGGCATTGCTCTATATGATTTTCCATTAATACATGCGGACGATTTGCCTTTCAAGCAAGgtgatataatatatttaattagaaaaattaatgAAGATTGGATGGAGGGTAGAGTAGGAAATCAACAAGGAATATTTCCTATTAATTTTATTGATATAAAAATACCATTGCCTGGTGTCCCAGACAATATAGTTACCGCTATCTACCCTTTTAAAGGTGAAACACCAGAAGATTTAGTATTTGAT gaaggagaaaaaattaCAGTTTTATCGAGGATATCACAAGATTGGTTATATGGTGAGTGTAAAGATCGAAAAGGACAATTTCCGGTAAATTACGTAAATAGAATCCCATGTAATCTTCCTTTACACATGGAAAATTAA
- the LOC126919503 gene encoding sorbin and SH3 domain-containing protein 1 homolog isoform X2 — protein sequence MRIPTRSAPRPPINPNSTAQRNIIWNSTNNVFGSSLMQQPNQKKKPPPRPPPPKFNQNYSQTQKEKLKRPVRPTELLTNLFGRKKSEHSSITQLNSQIHTTILQSENTNGPICLIDFSPPGSPTFTTRSSSDGVSIDSFGSDGNSNPSAFTSSGNTSQTESAFEDDFDFFGISNKKASQNDPWKMNSITDPFGPLEITNRNTLQSVKHVGDASFFAFNTNNHTNNQASFNQTSLKSTQSMPTIIRAKPPKPPAPKVLQTKIQQKINNIEIDSRCSNKIVPSAKSMTLDLSNSWQNDSKDNPSPPMPTIPPPAPPLEYLAEINNDLPVSNEEPYGIALYDFPLIHADDLPFKQGDIIYLIRKINEDWMEGRVGNQQGIFPINFIDIKIPLPGVPDNIVTAIYPFKGETPEDLVFDEGEKITVLSRISQDWLYGECKDRKGQFPVNYVNRIPCNLPLHMEN from the exons AAACAATGTTTTTGGTTCTTCGTTAATGCAACAACCTAATCAGAAGAAAAAGCCACCACCTCGGCCACCACCGCcaaaatttaatcaaaattaCTCGCAAACACAAAAGGAGAAGTTAAAAAGGCCA GTAAGACCTACAGAACTTTTGACTAATCTTTTcggaagaaagaaaagcgaaCATTCAAGCATAACACAGTTAAATAGTCAAATACACACTACAATATTACAATCGGAAAACACAAATGGACCAATTTGTTTAATAGATTTTAGTCCACCTGGATCTCCAACATTTACAACTCGATCAAGTAGTGACGGTGTTAGCATTGATAGCTTTGGCAGTGATGGAAACTCAAATCCATCTGCATTTACAAGTAGTGGGAACACATCTCAGACAGAAAGTGCCTTTGAAGATGATTTTGATTTTTTTGGAATATCTAATAAAAAAGCATCACAAAATGATCCATGGAAAATGAATTCAATAACAGATCCATTTGGACCATTGGAAATAACTAATCGTAATACATTACAATCTGTAAAACATGTGGGGGATGCAAGCTTTTTTGCTTTTAATACAAATAATCATACAAATAACCAAGCATCTTTCAATCAAACATCTTTGAAAAGTACTCAATCAATGCCAACTATAATTCGCGCGAAACCACCCAAACCCCCAGCTCCAAAAGTTTTACAAACGAAAATACAGCAAAAGATTAATAACATCGAAATTGACTCAAGATGTTCAAACAAAATAGTGCCTTCTGCTAAATCAATGACATTAGATTTATCTAATTCATGGCAAAATGATTCTAAAGATAACCCTTCACCTCCGATGCCCACAATACCACCACCTGCACCACCTCTGGAATATTTAGCAGAAATAAATAACGATCTTCCA GTCAGCAATGAAGAACCTTACGGCATTGCTCTATATGATTTTCCATTAATACATGCGGACGATTTGCCTTTCAAGCAAGgtgatataatatatttaattagaaaaattaatgAAGATTGGATGGAGGGTAGAGTAGGAAATCAACAAGGAATATTTCCTATTAATTTTATTGATATAAAAATACCATTGCCTGGTGTCCCAGACAATATAGTTACCGCTATCTACCCTTTTAAAGGTGAAACACCAGAAGATTTAGTATTTGAT gaaggagaaaaaattaCAGTTTTATCGAGGATATCACAAGATTGGTTATATGGTGAGTGTAAAGATCGAAAAGGACAATTTCCGGTAAATTACGTAAATAGAATCCCATGTAATCTTCCTTTACACATGGAAAATTAA